Genomic DNA from Triticum dicoccoides isolate Atlit2015 ecotype Zavitan unplaced genomic scaffold, WEW_v2.0 scaffold104787, whole genome shotgun sequence:
aaagaaaaaaagaagtccCTGCCTGCCAGCCCTTGCTATGCACACACACATATGGCTACACTCACCATGGTCTAATTACTAGCTCTAACATGATCACTGAATAATAAAAGCACTTGCTGTGTAATTATATGAGGCTAAGACATTTTTATGTGTATATTCTAGTTCAAGGAAATAACAGCTCACTTCATTTTCTAGGACAATTTTGTTCCTACTAAATTGCAAGTTTAGTTGTGGGGTGGTACTGTGGTAACTGGTAAAGAATCCACCAAAATCATGAAAAATAGAATACTGCTACTGTTTGAGAAATActcctttacagagggagtataatacAACCGTTTGTCATTATTTTATGCTGGAACAAGCCGTTATTCATGGCGTATTTTCTTGTCAACTTTAACCAATGTAACCAATTACAGATTCGTATTCGCCAAGTTTGCGTCGATTTAGTATGAAACGGGGCGAAATTTTAAAATGAGGAAGTAACCCCGTGTACCCGAAGCAGGCTGGCTGAATAGTGCCACATTCCATCCCGAGCAAAGAATCCCGTGCAACCCACAAACTCCAGCTCTCCCGCTATATAACGAGCCACCGTGGCCGCCTCAAGTACAAACGCCTTGTATCCTCTCATCTCTAGTGTCCTCCCTCGCCAAGAACCCGCCGCCGTCTCCCGGCCTCCGCTTCCAAGAGTCTCGAGGTCTCCGGCGTCGACCGAAGCAGCAGCAGCATGAAGCGCCTCCTCAGCCGGCTCTCCCACGCGGCCGCGGCAgacgcctgcgccgccgccgcgtacCAGCCGCTCCGGCCCGACGCGGCCGCGAAGGACTCCTCCATGGCAGTTACGTCCTCGTCCTCTTTCTTCGGCGCGCGAAGGCTTGGGCGGGGCGCGAGGGTGCCGGAGGGGCATGTGCCGGTGTGCGTCGGCGAGGAGGGCGGCCCCGTGGAGCGCTTTGCCGTGCGGGCCGAGCTCCTGGGCCAGCCGGCGTTCAAGGCCCTGCTCCGACGCGCCGCACAGGAGTACGGCTACGGCCACCCGGGCGCGCTCCGCATCCCCTGCGCCGTGGCCAACTTCCGCCGCCTCCTCCTTGGCGTCTCCGACCCCGGCTGCCAGGCCACCGACGACGACGACTCTGCGCTCTACTACTAGCCTTCCCCGTTTCACCCTCCTCGTTCGGCTGCCATAGAGGGCGTACGGCTGCTGTGTTCTGACCAATCTGCCCCTGCGTGGAGTACATTAGGTCACACGGGATTGGTGGAGGGTAGAACATGGATTCCGCCGTATTTTCTACTGCAGCTCAACAATTTTAGGACCTGCTGCCTTGTGGGAAGTAGGGTTGTTGTAATTTctttttcttcatcttcttctgagtGTTCTTCTAGTTCTAGCTAGCTCTAGATCTAGCTCTGGTAGCTGCAATggagcttcttcttcctcttttttgctAGGGATTTTGAGGTCTTGGTAACACATCATGTGAGTGAAATGGATGATTTTGCTACTGCAAAAGCTTGCTCCAAAATCTGCTGGTATACTAAGTAAAAAAGCAATGCACTTCCATGGATCTCTAGCAAAGTTTGCTTTTACAGTTCTTGAAGCCTATCATAGAATACAGTGGTGTGCTAGTATGATTGACCATTTCGTAGTATACTAAAATATTTAGGCTTGTGTGTAAATTTTTTTTTGGAACGTCTGGTCTTATTAAAAATCTCGGTTTTATTGCCAGGTTCAGAATAGCTGACTGCATATAGACTTATAGAGGCATAACTGCGTGTGTATAGGAATTTTCAGACCTTTTTTCAAACAATCTTGCTAAGTCTCAGTTGATTTAGACTTCGTTATGTCTCAGTCGGTGTTGTATTCATTAGATCATACATTGAGATCCGTGCAatattttcttttcagatttttccattttctttcttaCATGGTATATCATTTGATCGAGATTTGGTTAAATCTAAGTTGACTAAGACCTAGCTGATGAAgcaatgtacctagggtagggtcattgacctgtccaaactaccctccccaaggacatctctaaaaaaaccacctgtcaatcgactcagaagtgttccactcgacggactcgaagacactcgaccatgaagccaaccactcgacagccagaagatctaaagtcaccctgcacgcaaacggtcggtcattaagtagcttttatggtcatcatagcactttatttgtggcgttatcagtaatgcccgatcttaatgtaccttaaaccctacataactgagggccggaggggtctggaaaactctatataagccaccccctcctcagtgtaaagggttcgcacccctgtaactcatacacacataatccagtcgaccgcctccgggctccgagacgtggggctcttacttcctccgagaagggcctgaactcgtaaacatcttgcgtatacaactactccatagctaggatcttgcctctccattcctacccccctacactactgtcagacttagaaccacgatagttggcgcccaccgtggggcaggtgtcttagcgacttattggagaagttgcgattttttcgatctccttcatcatggtttcaggcggagctctagttgagggccgcgagatccgtctcggcgtgctcacgttcatcgccgacgactccgcttgacttcaggaggctccgctcgacatcgacgcgctccctgtctgcggggcgacgcactttcgcgcatgcgtccgcggcgt
This window encodes:
- the LOC119342782 gene encoding auxin-responsive protein SAUR72-like gives rise to the protein MKRLLSRLSHAAAADACAAAAYQPLRPDAAAKDSSMAVTSSSSFFGARRLGRGARVPEGHVPVCVGEEGGPVERFAVRAELLGQPAFKALLRRAAQEYGYGHPGALRIPCAVANFRRLLLGVSDPGCQATDDDDSALYY